The following is a genomic window from Apodemus sylvaticus chromosome 10, mApoSyl1.1, whole genome shotgun sequence.
AAGCAAAGACATGCACTGTTCAGGGAACTAGCAAATTGAAGATTTCCTTGTACAACTTACTAGGTTGTCAGGGAGACCCAGAGCAGATGAAATGGGGTGTTGATTGTCAGCTCTGTGTGCTGCCTACTATAGCATCTGAGGACGTGAGAGGGAGCATTGTGTAGTCTCAGCTGAGCTCACGAACCTCTCTGCCCTCACACAGGTATGTCCAGAGTCTGCTGGACATCATGGAATTCCTGGACAAGGACCCTGAGGACCACCGGACCCTTAGCCAGTGAGTGAGCGCTTTCTTTAGGGACAAGAAGGCGGGTGCAGGCAAGGACATCTTGGCCAGGGCCACAAGGATGGACGGCCAGCTGGGTACAGGGAAAGGCCCTGCCTTTGGGGGATAtgccaggaaagggggaagacaGGCTACTTCTGGGAAATCCAGGTCTGCCGGGAGAGGAAGATGCTAATTATCAGTGCTCCAAGAGGATGTGGGGGAACCCTGCCCTCAGGACCAAACcttcagagaaacagagagcTTTAGCTGTAAACAGGAAGATGGATGGACAGTGGGAAAGTCGGGGCGGGCTTCAGGTGGGTGAGCACCGTGTGTCTGTGGAGCTGGGGAGGAGAAAGTGAAGGAACTGGTAGATCATTGGGAATAAAGGAGAGGCAGGGTGTCCCCAGGCCGGAGACTGGCAAATGTCTGTCTTCTCTGAAGGTTCACGGACGCCCTGGTCACCATCCGGAACCGGCACAATGACGTAGTGCCCACCATGGCCCAGGGCGTGCTGGAGTACAAGGACACCTATGGCGATGACCCCGTCTCCAACCAGAACATCCAGTACTTCCTGGACCGCTTCTACCTCAGCCGCATCTCCATCCGCATGCTCATCAATCAGCACAGTGAGTTCTGGCCGCTTCGCTTCGGAGCGGGCCGGGGGCCAGGCGAGCGGCTGGGGCCAGGCGGGGCCTGCCAGGAAGAAAGCAGGGGTCCCCACCTCAGCCACTGTGCCCAGAGGCCTGATTGGCATTCAGGAGCTGAAGAGTGTGGCTTAAGTCAGGTGTGATAGCAtgtgtctataatcctagcacttgggaagctgaggcaggaggatcatatgtttgaggccaacctcaaaaaaaataataataaaaattttaaaaagtaatcggTTCCCAAAGTAAGGTAAAAGTGCAGCACTGAATTGAAATCTATTGTTGTAAATATGTGTAAGTGTAAAACATGCTACGTGTTCTGAAAAcagttattgtatttatttacttatgcacatgtgtgggcaGAGACCATCCTGCAGTCCAtgctctccttccttcatctgggcctcggggattgaactcaagttgtcaggcttggctaCAAGCACCTTGATCCACTGAGCCTTCTTGTCAGCCATTTACACATGCTACCCACCACCCACccgcacccacacccacacccaatACCTTAAAAACTCCATTGTATTCAAAAGCAGTTTGTCTTACCCATTCCTGTTCAGATTTTTCTATGCTGGTTGACAAAGCATAAGTTAAGTGAGTTCTTTATGCTCGAAGAAAAGCAAGCTGGTGGAAGCTGTCTTATAGTGTTGTGTGAAGATATGAAAGCAAACCGTACATCTAAAGCTAGGCTTGGTGGTCCACGCCTtaaatcctagtacttgggaggcagaagaaattggatctctgtaagttcaaggccagcctggtctacaaagtgagttccagcacagccaggactgatatacagagaaatcctgtcatgaaaaaacatacacacacacatacatatacacacatatatacatatacatacatacacacatgcatatatacatacacacatatacatacacatacatatatacatacacacatatgcatacatacacatacatatatacatacatatacgcatatatgcacacacatgtatacatgcatgcacacatacatacacatatacatatatacacacacttagtAGGATATGAAGTGGGAGAGGCCTATGGAAGGACCGCTGTAGGGTGCAGAGGCTCTGGAAGGCCTAAGCTAGGGGAAAACGAGACTTGCAGGGCACGGTTAGCATGGAACATGCAGAGGCCTATAGATGAGAGGAAGGGTGGGATGTTTAGGAAGAGGGAGGACTGTGAAGTAGCCTACAGCgcccctccctctgcccacaGCACTCATCTTTGACGGCAGCACCAACCCAGCCCACCCCAAACACATTGGCAGCATCGATCCCAACTGCAGCGTGTCTGATGTGGTGAAAGGTGAGCCCCCGCCCCCACCGTAGGCCTGGCCCATAAAGGAGCTCCAGGGACTCCTCCCAGATAGCCAGGTCAGAGGGTGATCCATTCCCAGCGGGTGGGGGACCATGTCCCCATGGGTTTTCACGTCAGTGCCAAAGGGACTGCTGCTGGGTCAGCCACCACAGCCTGAGCTGTCCTGTCTCCTCCCAGATGCCTATGACATGGCTAAGCTCCTCTGTGACAAGTATTACATGGCTTCCCCTGACCTGGAGATCCAGGAAGTCAACGGTAAGCAAATgagtatgtgtctgagtgtgtgcacatgtgtgtacatgtgtgtgcatgtgcgtgtacataggtgtgcatatgtgtacatgtatgtatgtgtgtacccaTGCAGGTCAGAATAGGGGATCCGGGAGGTCAGACTCCCCTAGAGAGGAGCTGCTCTGTATTATTAATTTATTGGATAATTGCTCACTATTTGGTATACGCATCACGTGAAGAGTCTGTGAGGACAGGCAAGACCCCTGTCCTCACGGAGCATGCATTCTTGGTGCTAGGGAGGTTGGGACCTGGGATAGGTAACCACTGAACATGCAAATACACCGGCTAATTTGAAAACCTCACAAATGATAGGAGGGAGAGGATGTGGGGTATCAGGGCCCGGACTGTGGAGGGATGTGTGATGGGATAGCTCCCCGACCCAAGAGCCAGCAACTTCACCGAGAGTGCTTCCGGGTGGTCAGAGCAAGTTCCTGCTCCTGGGCCTCCCACACAGCTGGAAGGAAGAAGCAGGGTTGAACTTGGGCCTTCCAAGGGTAACTAGCTCTGGCATCTTGGAAGGGGCACAGCCACTCAGCCACCTGGGCTAGGTACAGCTGTGGAGAGAGGGACGAGGTCTGCTCTTAAGGGATAAGAGCCACAGGGTCACACTGGAGGTTTGATTGTGGAGGTGACCTTGCTGTATGACTCCTGCCCCTGGTCTTGATCCCCACAGCCACCAACGCCACCCAGCCCATTCACATGGTCTACGTCCCCTCTCACCTCTACCACATGCTCTTTGAACTCTTCAAGGTAAGAAGGCCGCCCTTCTCAGGGGAGGCCGGGCAGGGTCAGCCCTCAGCTTCAACAGAACTGCCTcaaccttccttcccttcccagaaTGCCATGCGGGCCACAGTCGAAAGCCACGAGTCCAGCCTCACTCTCCCCCCCATCAAGATTATGGTGGCCCTGGGTGAGGAAGATCTGTCCATCAAAGTATGTGACCTTTGACTTGGCCGTGGGAGCTTAcggggtgtgtgtgggaggggggcaggggtGTAGAGTGAGGAGTGGGGCAGATAACTTGGGAGGGCATCTCACCTGCCCCTCGTCTCCCAGATGAGTGACCGAGGCGGGGGTGTCCCCTTGAGGAAGATCGAGAGGCTCTTCAGCTACATGTACTCCACAGCCCCCACACCCCAGCCGGGCACTGGGGGTACCCCGCTGGTGAGACGCCTTCCTCCAGTCCCCTGGCTCCTGCTTTTTAAATCCCCAAGCATACTCcacacacccccaacccccatggCTGTGTGACAACCGTCTTCTGTTGTGACTCCAGGGGCCTGCCATCTCTGGCTTGCTAATAGccccctgcctgcctgtcatccGCCCCTCTGCTTAGCTGTCACTTCTCTCCACTGCATTGCTAATTGCTGTCACCTCTGTCCCTGCTCCTGTGGAACAGGCAGTCCTGGGCTTAGGGAACAGATTCCAAGGCGCTTTTAGCCACCCAGGCCTCTGGGTAGAACTTTCCCATCCAGAGTCTCTCCTTGCTGCCTGCAGTCCCCCTGCCTGCCACCTACTCCCATCTGCTTCAGAAATGTCCCTTCTCCAGAGTCCCTGGCTCACTTTATGACCTGTGTGGCTCCTCTGTAGGCTGGCTTTGGGTATGGACTTCCCATTTCCCGCCTCTACGCCAAGTACTTCCAGGGGGACCTGCAGCTCTTCTCTATGGAGGGCTTTGGGACAGATGCTGTCATCTACCTGAAGGTGAGACCCGCCAGGGGCAAGCCAGCTGCCACCAGGCTTCTACCATCACTCATCCTTCCTGGCTCCTTAAGTGCTGTAACTTTAAACTAGTGTGGTAGGCAACTTTAGGGCGTCCAAGGTCTGTGAGTAAGGTCCCTCTTCTGAGGAACCTTAGGCTGGA
Proteins encoded in this region:
- the Pdk2 gene encoding pyruvate dehydrogenase kinase, isozyme 2, yielding MRWVRALLKNASLAGAPKYIEHFSKFSPSPLSMKQFLDFGSSNACEKTSFTFLRQELPVRLANIMKEINLLPDRVLGTPSVQLVQSWYVQSLLDIMEFLDKDPEDHRTLSQFTDALVTIRNRHNDVVPTMAQGVLEYKDTYGDDPVSNQNIQYFLDRFYLSRISIRMLINQHTLIFDGSTNPAHPKHIGSIDPNCSVSDVVKDAYDMAKLLCDKYYMASPDLEIQEVNATNATQPIHMVYVPSHLYHMLFELFKNAMRATVESHESSLTLPPIKIMVALGEEDLSIKMSDRGGGVPLRKIERLFSYMYSTAPTPQPGTGGTPLAGFGYGLPISRLYAKYFQGDLQLFSMEGFGTDAVIYLKALSTDSVERLPVYNKSAWRHYQTIQEAGDWCVPSTEPKNTSTYRVS